One Bacillota bacterium genomic window, TTGACTACCACCTGCCCCGCTCTCCTGAGGGAATTCACAATCCGGAGTTTATGGGAGGGCGTGACCCTGGCGAATATCTCGATGCGCTCCACGATCCTGTCCAGCTCATCGTCGCTCAAGCTATCAAGCTCCTCGCCCGTCATTATGCAACCTTCAGGCCCCAGGATCCCAACCTGGCCCGCAATGGTCCGCGCCGTATCCGGATGATCTCCTGTAATCATGACGACATGAATTCCGGATTCCCTGCAGCGTTTGACCGCGCCCGCAACATCCGAGCGTGGTGGATCCATCATCCCGACGAGTGCAGCAAAGGTGCTGGAGCTGACAGCGGCATCTGGGTCAGCGCCGACGCCAGCGGGTCTGGTGGAGCCAGCCCGGCTGTGGCTCATGATAGAGGTCATTCGGACCGTAGATGGCAAGGCGATCCTCGGCCTCGGATGTGGTTAAGCCACCCGCCCCTTCGTGCCCGCTGAGGGTTGAAATGACGCTGGCAACTGTATCAACGATATCGCTGACCTCGGAGGGATTGAGTCTTACGGCCACGGGAACTCCCGCCCCGCGGCCGTTGCCGCGGCCGTTGCCGCGGCCATTGCCATCGCCTGGCCCCCCGCCTGGCCCAGGGCGCCGTCTTGGGCTTCCCCTTCCGAGCGGAGGACTGCCGCCGAGCCCAATAGAGCTCAGGCGGTCAGCGTTAAAGCTGACTCCCAGATTCAGGAGGTCGCTCACGAGTATGGCAACCGGCGCGAGGAGCCGGCCGGCCAGGGCCATGGCTATTCCCGCTATGCCTATGCCGGCGGCCAGGATTACATTCTGCCTGTTTATCTCACGGAGCACCCGGCCAAGATCCACGAGGTCCACCACATCCGAGATATCACCCCTCGTGGCTACGAGCTGTGCCGCTTCTATAGCATCGCAGTCAGCGTCCTCTGTGGCGAGGCTGAGATAGGCCTGTCCCATATACGGCGCTGCCGCTTTGCTCCTGCCTATGATGAGTACCCTGGATTCTGCGGGCGCCGCGGGATCGGGCCACGGTATGACAGGGAATTGGCTTAGTATGTCCTGAAAGCTTAATTGAAATGTCAATGGCTCCGGCTATAGTTTATGTTAAAATTGAGCAACATTTATGTAACAAATACCTTAAATAAACAAGGGGGACGGAGGACCTCCGACACTGGCCGGAGAAAACTATATAGTAGTTATCTGCATGATTTCGGGATGATTTCGGCATAATCGCATAATTGAGGATGATCAAGATGGAATACCACAAAGAATACCACAAATTGCGCTTTTTGAGCGCCCTAGCCGCGGCGGCGTGCCTCGCAATCCTTGCAGTTCTCGCGCTGGCGCCGGATAAATACTCATCGATAAATGGAAACATCCAGATTGTCACCTCCCTGACGATGGCGCTGATAGGTAGCTGTGTAGTCTTTGCGCTTTCTTACGTGATGGCTGGCACGCCGTGGAGGCGCATGGCGAAAAGACTCTGGCAGCTCGGTGCGGGCTTCGGCATCCTGATTGCCGCAAGTATAGTCCTGAGCTTCCTTGCCCCCAGCAATGAGTTTGGGGCAACTATCATCGCCCTGGCAATGATCTTTATGCTAGTAAGCTTACTGCCGCGAGAGGGCAGGTCGTGATTCAACAGGCCGTGATCAGCATGGCCGAGAGCAATAAAAAATAGGTAATAGGTCGTAGTCGTAGTCGTAATCACCAGGATTGGAAGCAAAGCATAGGGCGGGCCATTAATACCCGCCCCCGCCCTGCATTGCCCTGCATTGGTTTGCATTGGCCTGCCCCGGCCCACCCCTTCCTCATCATCCGTGAATTCTGCCCTTTTCCGATTCTCATCCCTTTTCCATCCGTCGCTATTGCTTCGCTGCTACCCGCTTGCTGCTACTTGTTTGCTGCTATTTGGTTGCCGCTACATGCTGCCGGGCAACTATGGTCCGCCCATAATCCTTATCCTTATCCCTACTAGAATATCCTTCTGCGCTCCATGTGCTCGTGAAGGAGGTTGAGGGTCTCGCCGAAACGCTGGAAGTGAACCACCTCCCTCTCCCTCAAGAACCTCAACGCATCTGTGACACCAGGATCGTCCGAGAGCTGGATCAGATATTCATAAGTAGCTCGCGCCTTCTGCTCGGCCGCCATATCCTCGTGTATATCCGCTATGGGGTCACCCTTGGACTGGATGTAGGTTGCAGTCCAGGGAGCGCCCGCCGCGTTCACGAAGTATAATGCCCGGTCATGGTCGGCGTAGTATGCGTCAAGGCCCGCCCTGATGATCTCATCAAGCGATGCTTCCTTGATGAGATTGTAAACCAAGGACGCCACGACCTCCATATGTGCAAGCTCCTCTGTTCCTATATCGGTCAACACCCCTTTGGCCTGCGGAATCGGCATGGAATACCGCTGGGTGAGATACCGCAGCGAGGCTGCGAGCTCCCCATCGGGCCCTCCGTACTGGGTGATGATGTCTTTAGCCAATCTGGGGTTCGGCCCGGCTACCCTGATCGGATATTCCAGGATTTTCTCGTAAACCCACATAGATGATCAATCCTCCCTGTCGAACGTGATCTCCCATGGCCACGGCTCTTCGATCCAGCGCCACGTATCTGCGCTCGGACTCAGGCCATAATTCAGGAGCGGCCCGTAACGCGACTCATATGTCATCCTTGCCCGCATAAGCTCCTGGGCAGTAGCATTATAATCAGCCAGAGCACGCTGGTCCTGGGGATGTGTATCAAGGAATAGGTTGAGGTCTATGGCTGTAAACTCGAGCTCCATTATGCGGAGTAAATCCTGACGTCTTTGATCCATGGTCAACCCTCCCCGCGTCGTCGGATTCCACTAGACACTAGATAAATGACATTAGATAAATGGCGCAAGCGATGGCTCATATGGCCTGTAGAGTTCGGGGAAGACGGTGCCCCGCATCAGCGCCTCAGCCGGGCTGAATCTCTCCCCGTAGATCTGAACCGGGACATATGCCCGCGCCAGTTCACCATAATATGAAAGCGGCTTCACCGCTCTATTTGCTGCTCCGGCCTCCGGCTCCGGCGACCCACTACCGCCGCAGCTGCTGCTGCCGTTACTGCCGGCGACCCTGTTCATATTCACATCGGAATCGCTATATGTTGAATCGCTGTATGTTCCTTGAGACATGGCAGCGCCCCCTCTCCATCTTCTGGACATCTCGTAAGCGCTCAATAGCCCCCGATGGCTCCCTCCGGCCTTCGACGGCTACCTTAGTATATTCATCCAGTGGGCGGTGCGTGAACGATATGGTAGACAGCATAAGAGTAAGAGTAAGAGGTAATATGACAGGCAGTAAAACTGAGATTAAGACCCCAAAAAATAAAAGCCCGGCAAACTCTCCGAGCTTCTGACATGCTGTCTCATGGCATTCTAAAGTCTATCCCAAGGCTTCTACCTGAGCATCGCTGGCAGCTCCAGGTTATTCTCCCGCGCGAGCCGCAGCAATGCGACCTTGCAAACCATAACGTGACTCGGGGGTATCGTCGCCGCGCGCTCGTGAGTCAAACAACTTCAAAATCCGGGGAATAGAATCCAAAGAAGCTTGGGTCTTCGGTCGCCTCTA contains:
- a CDS encoding spore coat associated protein CotJA encodes the protein MSQGTYSDSTYSDSDVNMNRVAGSNGSSSCGGSGSPEPEAGAANRAVKPLSYYGELARAYVPVQIYGERFSPAEALMRGTVFPELYRPYEPSLAPFI
- a CDS encoding manganese catalase family protein yields the protein MWVYEKILEYPIRVAGPNPRLAKDIITQYGGPDGELAASLRYLTQRYSMPIPQAKGVLTDIGTEELAHMEVVASLVYNLIKEASLDEIIRAGLDAYYADHDRALYFVNAAGAPWTATYIQSKGDPIADIHEDMAAEQKARATYEYLIQLSDDPGVTDALRFLREREVVHFQRFGETLNLLHEHMERRRIF
- a CDS encoding spore coat protein CotJB, with amino-acid sequence MDQRRQDLLRIMELEFTAIDLNLFLDTHPQDQRALADYNATAQELMRARMTYESRYGPLLNYGLSPSADTWRWIEEPWPWEITFDRED